In the genome of Nocardia terpenica, one region contains:
- a CDS encoding GNAT family N-acetyltransferase: MSELTMPVLEGEKIRLRPFAAADVYLVMEAGRDPLIPWITTVSANGDEVDAHAYVRRQHQRAAAGEGWSFAVADYDTDAAVGQISLMRRNIDHGRASIGYWVGPRFRRRGYAGRALRLLTDWGSTLEEVSRLELYIEPWNEGSWRAAESAGYHREGLLRRWQRIAGRPVDMYMYARLT, from the coding sequence GTGAGCGAGTTGACCATGCCCGTACTGGAGGGCGAGAAGATTCGGCTGCGCCCCTTCGCCGCGGCCGATGTGTACCTGGTCATGGAGGCCGGGCGGGATCCGCTGATCCCTTGGATCACAACTGTTTCCGCCAATGGTGACGAGGTCGACGCGCACGCGTACGTCCGGCGTCAGCATCAGCGGGCGGCCGCCGGGGAGGGCTGGTCGTTCGCCGTCGCGGACTACGACACCGACGCCGCGGTCGGGCAGATCTCGCTCATGCGGCGCAATATCGACCACGGCCGGGCCTCGATCGGGTACTGGGTCGGGCCGCGCTTCCGCCGTCGCGGCTACGCGGGCCGGGCCCTGCGGCTGCTCACCGACTGGGGCTCGACGCTCGAGGAGGTGTCGCGGCTCGAGCTGTACATCGAACCCTGGAACGAGGGGTCGTGGCGCGCCGCGGAGTCGGCCGGGTACCACCGGGAGGGGCTGCTGCGCCGGTGGCAGCGGATCGCGGGCCGACCCGTCGACATGTACATGTACGCGCGCCTGACCTGA